From Triticum urartu cultivar G1812 chromosome 2, Tu2.1, whole genome shotgun sequence, a single genomic window includes:
- the LOC125535685 gene encoding pentatricopeptide repeat-containing protein At3g18020, with protein MMAAAAHPGQPDLGGLVDALCASGRSAEAHHRVALLLSSASASRRLDAPTANGLLARLLRARTPLLTLRLVQAAPFVPSLPNYNRLLALLSSAAAPWLLLLAHRLLLRMRVPPSAVSYAALLDGYACAADPRAAQKLLDEMPRWGLVPSSLARTFLVKAFLRSRDVGAAMDLVDNQLWPSMERCRDEDQGLKNAAFANLVQCLCVEGFFHIVFRVAEEMPQRHCLVPDEFVYAQMIDSLCRAGQHHGASRIVYIMGKRGLCPSTLSYNCIVHGLCTSQKPGGRLRAYQLVMEGVRSGYRPREVTYKVLVEELCREKELAKAKNVLELMLQPQCGHDKPDEETRTRLYNMFLGALRAVDNPSEQLSVLVSMLQGDCKPDVITMNTVVHGFCKVGRTQEARKILDDMINGQFCAPDVVTFTTLISGYLNVGEHAEALHVLHTLMPRRRCAPNVVTYNSVLKGLFCLGLVDRAMQVIDEMKSNSITADSVTHTVVIKGLCNAGQLEKAKAFWDNVVWPSGIHDGYVYSAILRGLCKLGKLEQACDFLYELADCGVCPSVVCYNIVIDTACKRGLKKLAYQLVKEMRRNGLSPDAVTWRILEKLHLYGNEEQEEHQVPTYHIDQSSADDRVEPLVSTKNEIPSLSSSSSSEPLDEVYKNNNEAKVEEAGRSPERTENPSDLTEPAKEQNYLIDSSVVGPTMDKDHTISDDGFNKQDEQPLREPLSGVARRVFGLL; from the coding sequence ATGATGGCGGCGGCAGCGCATCCCGGGCAGCCGGACCTGGGCGGACTGGTGGACGCGCTCTGCGCGTCCGGCCGCTCCGCCGAGGCGCACCACcgcgtcgcgctcctcctctccTCCGCGTCCGCGTCGCGCCGCCTCGACGCGCCCACCGCCAACGGCCTCCTCGCCCGCCTCCTCCGCGCGCGCACGCCCCTCCTCACGCTCCGCCTCGTCCAGGCCGCCCCGTTCGTGCCCTCCCTCCCCAACTACAACCGCCTCCTCGCCCTgctctcctccgccgccgcgccctggctcctcctcctcgcccaccgcctcctcctccgcatGCGCGTGCCTCCGAGCGCCGTCtcctacgccgcgctgctggacggCTACGCGTGCGCCGCGGACCCTCGCGCCGCCCAGAAGCTGCTCGACGAAATGCCCCGGTGGGGGCTCGTTCCCAGCTCCCTCGCGCGCACCTTCCTCGTCAAGGCCTTCCTCCGCAGCCGCGACGTCGGCGCGGCCATGGACCTCGTCGACAACCAGCTCTGGCCCAGCATGGAGCGCTGCCGCGACGAGGACCAGGGGCTCAAGAACGCGGCCTTTGCCAACCTTGTGCAGTGCCTGTGTGTCGAGGGGTTCTTCCACATTGTCTTCCGCGTGGCCGAGGAGATGCCGCAGCGGCACTGCCTCGTCCCAGATGAGTTTGTCTATGCCCAGATGATTGACTCTCTCTGCCGGGCTGGACAGCACCATGGCGCGTCCAGAATAGTGTACATCATGGGGAAGAGGGGCCTGTGCCCAAGCACCCTGTCCTACAACTGCATTGTTCACGGGCTATGCACCAGCCAGAAGCCTGGGGGACGCCTGAGGGCGTACCAGCTGGTGATGGAAGGTGTGCGTTCCGGGTACCGACCGAGAGAGGTAACATACAAGGTACTCGTCGAAGAGCTCTGCCGGGAGAAAGAGCTTGCCAAGGCCAAGAATGTCCTGGAGCTGATGCTGCAGCCTCAATGTGGGCATGACAAGCCTGATGAGGAGACCAGGACTAGGCTATACAATATGTTCCTTGGGGCACTGCGTGCTGTGGACAACCCAAGTGAacagctcagtgtgctcgtgtcCATGCTGCAGGGGGACTGCAAACCGGATGTGATCACTATGAACACTGTCGTTCATGGCTTCTGCAAAGTTGGGCGTACCCAGGAGGCTAGAAAGATTTTGGACGACATGATTAATGGGCAATTCTGTGCTCCTGATGTTGTCACCTTCACCACACTCATTTCGGGATACCTGAATGTAGGTGAGCATGCAGAAGCCCTCCATGTGCTGCACACTTTGATGCCCAGGCGCCGGTGCGCCCCTAATGTTGTCACTTACAATTCTGTCCTCAAGGGATTGTTCTGCCTTGGGCTAGTTGACAGAGCAATGCAGGTCATCGATGAAATGAAATCAAATAGCATCACTGCCGACTCTGTGACTCACACTGTGGTGATCAAAGGGTTGTGCAACGCGGGGCAGCTTGAGAAAGCAAAGGCATTCTGGGACAATGTAGTCTGGCCATCAGGGATACATGATGGTTATGTGTACAGTGCAATCTTGAGAGGCCTCTGCAAACTGGGGAAACTGGAGCAGGCATGTGATTTCCTATATGAGTTGGCAGACTGTGGGGTTTGTCCCAGTGTTGTCTGCTACAACATAGTCATTGACACTGCCTGCAAGCGGGGATTGAAGAAGTTGGCCTATCAATTGGTGAAGGAGATGAGAAGGAATGGCCTTTCACCGGACGCTGTGACTTGGAGGATTCTTGAGAAATTGCACCTTTATGGCAATGAAGAGCAAGAGGAGCACCAGGTCCCCACTTATCATATCGATCAAAGTTCTGCAGATGACAGAGTAGAGCCTCTCGTCTCAACAAAAAATGAGATACCTTCGTTGTCATCGTCATCATCGTCAGAACCTTTGGATGAAGTATACAAGAATAACAACGAAGCTAAGGTTGAAGAAGCTGGAAGGTCACCAGAAAGGACTGAGAACCCATCAGATCTTACTGAGCCAGCAAAGGAGCAGAACTATCTGATAGACAGTTCAGTGGTTGGACCAACAATGGACAAGGATCATACAATCAGTGATGATGGCTTCAACAAGCAGGATGAGCAACCTCTAAGAGAACCACTTTCTGGAGTAGCCAGAAGggtttttggcttgctctag